In Chryseobacterium shigense, the following proteins share a genomic window:
- a CDS encoding DUF2723 domain-containing protein, translating into MKNWSFKKWNTILGWVMFTIALITYGSTMEHYLSFWDCGEYISSAVKLEVTHAPGAALFQIVGAVAAIFALGNEQNYAIVINAMSSLCSAFTILFLFWTITHFVRRLLNKDFDEITKHQEISILFAGAVGALCFTFSDTFWFSAVEGEVYSMASMFIALLVWLITKWENEYLAKDNERWIILIFFVLGLSVGVHMMCMLAVPAVCLVYYARNYKFTWKNFIWANAITLGILIIVFKIIFPLIMTMFGRLEIFFVNGLGLPFHSGTIAAFILMAALSYFMIKYARKAKRNIFQAIALSTVYMMIGFSCWMVIPVRANANPPMNLNDPDTAIGMLDYYNREQYGDWPTIYGQNYTAFLDANGIEKNEDGSFKTRKTGEIYEKDEKTGTYRKTGDRFDYTFSKSQISLMPRMFNQDKDVMANYISMYGAPDFTFNYANEDVADNPQAKQIFDELRAKYEDKSITAEDYLKVKPYNLINVQKPSLAQNMDYFITFQNGYYFVRYLMWNFVGRQNDLEGKMENTRGNWISGIPFIDNALLGNQDKMPAKFKNESTVKFFFLPLILGLIGFFFQLNRDFGRFYALLSLFVLTSVGIVFYTGVKPFEVRERDYAMVGSFYAFAIWIGLGAAAILWFIQSKVKSNGANIALGVVLLGVPFMMGFQNYTPHNRSEKSAARDYAYSFLKSLSKDDIIFIYGDNDTFPVWAIQETERFRDDVKTVNFTLLGTPWYIDQVKRKTYDAAPIPTQLNHEDYRDGVNDQIYMMKKEDWEGVFSMLKEQGAPDTEFQAFRKYLTQDSLTLKEAISFLKFKSPEKDELLKMYFGEEKYEQYNILPVNKFILPVNKENALKAGIITQADLPNVVNQIMITYKANTLYKNNLMMMDMLANFDWKRPVNFSSGGIYDSENIFYLDEYLQFEGFSYKLVPVHTKTSQDGDIGRVDVNSLYNVVKNFRWGNFKDLSIHYDEAATSNIMVYRMTAGRAASALALSGQKGKAVELLDLASKEIPAEKYNDPRSLSSLVTGYIIAGQEKKGLQLAEILKKEIFDEYDYYQSLSPAFQKQSARQMRLKPMEYSLVVAAVTDAYKKLGQNEKAYAYLVKSIEPIDKKFNTFIKDLQQMGKEKARKESENVQKIAPFYQYLFDVMKPFDSTYSAEKEDQITRAMIKVTQ; encoded by the coding sequence ATGAAGAACTGGTCTTTTAAAAAATGGAACACCATTTTAGGATGGGTAATGTTCACCATTGCATTGATTACGTATGGATCCACCATGGAACACTATCTCAGTTTCTGGGATTGCGGCGAATACATTTCCTCAGCCGTAAAACTTGAAGTAACGCATGCTCCCGGAGCTGCCTTATTCCAGATTGTGGGTGCTGTGGCAGCTATTTTTGCACTGGGAAATGAACAAAACTACGCCATTGTAATCAATGCCATGTCCTCACTTTGCAGTGCATTCACCATTTTATTTTTATTCTGGACAATTACCCACTTTGTAAGACGGCTTTTAAACAAGGATTTTGATGAAATTACAAAGCACCAGGAAATTTCCATTCTTTTTGCTGGAGCTGTAGGCGCTTTATGCTTTACATTCTCAGATACTTTCTGGTTTTCAGCGGTAGAGGGAGAAGTATATTCCATGGCTTCCATGTTTATTGCTTTGCTTGTCTGGCTGATTACCAAATGGGAAAACGAATACCTTGCGAAAGACAACGAAAGATGGATCATCCTTATTTTCTTTGTATTAGGACTTTCTGTAGGAGTACATATGATGTGTATGCTTGCCGTTCCGGCAGTATGTTTAGTATACTATGCAAGAAACTACAAATTTACCTGGAAGAATTTTATCTGGGCTAATGCCATCACACTGGGAATTTTGATTATTGTTTTCAAAATTATCTTCCCGCTTATCATGACGATGTTTGGAAGGCTTGAAATATTCTTCGTGAACGGACTTGGACTTCCTTTCCATTCAGGAACCATTGCTGCATTTATTCTTATGGCTGCACTATCTTATTTCATGATTAAATATGCACGGAAAGCAAAGCGGAATATTTTTCAGGCAATAGCCTTGTCTACTGTATACATGATGATTGGTTTCTCTTGCTGGATGGTAATTCCTGTGAGAGCGAATGCCAATCCTCCGATGAACCTTAACGATCCGGATACCGCTATTGGTATGCTGGATTACTATAACAGGGAACAGTATGGTGACTGGCCAACCATTTATGGACAAAACTACACCGCTTTCCTTGATGCCAACGGAATTGAGAAGAACGAAGACGGAAGCTTCAAGACCAGGAAAACCGGAGAAATCTATGAAAAAGATGAAAAAACCGGAACTTACAGAAAAACCGGTGACAGGTTCGATTATACATTCAGTAAATCTCAGATAAGTTTAATGCCAAGAATGTTCAATCAGGATAAGGATGTTATGGCAAACTACATTTCAATGTACGGAGCTCCTGATTTTACCTTCAATTATGCCAATGAAGATGTGGCAGATAATCCCCAGGCCAAACAGATTTTTGATGAATTGAGAGCCAAGTACGAAGATAAATCCATTACAGCAGAAGACTACCTGAAAGTTAAACCCTACAATTTAATCAATGTTCAGAAGCCATCTTTGGCCCAGAATATGGATTATTTCATTACATTCCAGAACGGATATTACTTTGTAAGATACCTGATGTGGAACTTCGTGGGAAGGCAGAATGATCTTGAAGGAAAAATGGAAAATACGAGAGGAAACTGGATTTCCGGGATTCCTTTCATTGATAATGCTTTGCTTGGCAACCAGGATAAAATGCCTGCGAAATTCAAGAATGAAAGTACCGTAAAATTCTTCTTTTTACCTTTGATTTTAGGACTGATCGGTTTCTTTTTCCAATTGAACAGGGATTTTGGAAGATTTTATGCCCTGCTTTCATTATTCGTTTTAACCAGTGTCGGAATCGTTTTCTATACGGGTGTAAAACCCTTTGAAGTAAGGGAAAGAGATTATGCGATGGTAGGCTCGTTCTATGCCTTTGCCATCTGGATTGGACTTGGGGCAGCAGCTATTTTATGGTTCATCCAGTCTAAGGTAAAATCCAATGGAGCAAATATTGCTTTGGGAGTAGTTTTACTGGGCGTCCCTTTTATGATGGGCTTCCAGAACTATACACCACATAATAGAAGTGAAAAATCAGCGGCCCGGGATTACGCTTATTCATTTCTAAAATCACTGTCTAAAGATGATATTATTTTTATTTATGGTGACAATGATACCTTTCCTGTATGGGCAATTCAGGAAACTGAGCGGTTCCGTGATGATGTAAAAACCGTGAATTTTACCCTTTTAGGCACTCCCTGGTATATTGATCAGGTGAAAAGAAAAACATATGATGCAGCGCCTATTCCCACCCAATTGAACCATGAAGATTACCGGGATGGAGTAAACGACCAGATTTACATGATGAAGAAAGAAGACTGGGAAGGTGTTTTTTCCATGTTAAAAGAACAGGGAGCCCCTGATACGGAATTTCAGGCATTCAGAAAATATCTTACACAGGATTCCCTGACACTCAAAGAGGCAATCAGCTTCCTGAAGTTCAAATCTCCTGAAAAAGACGAACTTCTGAAAATGTATTTTGGAGAAGAAAAATACGAGCAGTACAATATTCTTCCTGTAAATAAATTCATTCTTCCTGTTAACAAAGAAAATGCTCTAAAAGCAGGAATCATCACTCAGGCAGACCTTCCGAATGTAGTGAACCAGATCATGATCACTTATAAAGCAAATACCCTTTATAAAAATAACCTGATGATGATGGATATGCTTGCCAATTTTGATTGGAAACGTCCCGTCAACTTCTCATCAGGAGGGATCTACGACAGCGAAAATATTTTTTACCTTGATGAATATCTTCAGTTTGAAGGTTTCAGTTATAAGCTTGTGCCTGTTCATACAAAGACCAGTCAGGATGGAGATATAGGAAGGGTAGACGTTAATTCACTGTACAATGTTGTGAAAAACTTCAGATGGGGGAATTTCAAAGATCTGAGTATTCATTATGATGAAGCGGCAACCTCAAATATTATGGTCTACAGAATGACTGCTGGCAGAGCAGCTTCAGCACTGGCTTTAAGCGGACAGAAAGGTAAAGCAGTAGAATTATTGGATCTAGCTTCCAAAGAAATTCCTGCTGAAAAATATAATGATCCACGTTCACTAAGTTCTCTTGTAACCGGGTATATCATTGCAGGACAGGAGAAGAAAGGGCTTCAGCTGGCAGAAATCCTCAAAAAAGAGATCTTTGACGAATATGATTATTACCAGAGTCTTTCCCCGGCATTCCAAAAACAGTCGGCAAGGCAGATGAGATTAAAACCAATGGAGTATTCGCTTGTGGTAGCCGCCGTTACAGACGCATATAAAAAGCTGGGACAGAATGAGAAAGCATATGCTTACCTTGTGAAATCCATAGAGCCGATTGATAAGAAGTTTAACACATTCATCAAAGATCTTCAGCAGATGGGCAAGGAAAAGGCAAGAAAAGAGTCTGAAAACGTACAGAAAATTGCTCCTTTCTATCAGTATTTATTCGATGTGATGAAACCTTTTGATTCCACTTATTCAGCGGAAAAAGAAGATCAGATTACCAGGGCAATGATTAAAGTAACCCAATAG
- a CDS encoding VOC family protein — translation MKKVTGIGGILFKSKDPNAMNDWYKTHLGLETSPYGTSFEWRESEDPSKKGLTQWAPFSETTKYFEPSAKDFMINYRVENLEALAEELKKENVTILDTIETYDYGKFLHILDLEGNKIQLWEPID, via the coding sequence ATGAAAAAAGTAACAGGAATCGGAGGTATCCTTTTCAAATCAAAAGATCCGAACGCTATGAATGATTGGTATAAAACCCATCTTGGCCTTGAAACAAGCCCTTACGGAACAAGCTTTGAATGGCGTGAAAGTGAAGATCCTTCCAAAAAAGGCCTTACGCAATGGGCTCCTTTTTCGGAAACCACAAAATATTTTGAGCCTTCTGCGAAAGATTTTATGATCAACTACAGGGTGGAAAATCTGGAAGCTCTGGCTGAGGAACTAAAAAAAGAAAACGTTACGATTCTGGATACTATTGAAACTTACGATTACGGAAAATTCCTGCATATTTTAGATCTTGAGGGAAACAAAATTCAATTGTGGGAACCTATTGATTAG
- a CDS encoding DinB family protein gives MEITSVNSFIDYYEKVRARTLRLIEIVPPQHLDFSYKPGKFTIGDQIRHIAAIERYMYGETISGRKSAYQGCGKELADGYDNILRFFNEMHRETIEIILGLSDGDLNRKCLTPPGNEITIWKWLRAMIEHEIHHRGELYIYLNLLDVKTPQIYGFSAEEVQGMSVKPE, from the coding sequence ATGGAAATAACCTCTGTAAATTCTTTCATTGATTACTATGAGAAAGTACGGGCCAGAACACTCCGGCTGATAGAAATAGTTCCGCCTCAACATCTTGATTTTTCCTACAAGCCGGGAAAATTTACAATCGGTGATCAGATCAGGCATATTGCTGCTATCGAAAGATATATGTACGGCGAAACCATTTCGGGAAGAAAAAGTGCTTATCAGGGTTGCGGAAAGGAACTGGCAGATGGCTATGACAATATATTAAGGTTTTTCAATGAGATGCACAGAGAAACCATAGAGATTATACTCGGCCTTTCTGATGGGGACCTGAACCGAAAGTGCCTGACTCCTCCCGGAAATGAAATAACCATATGGAAATGGCTCAGAGCAATGATAGAACATGAAATCCACCACAGAGGCGAACTGTACATTTACCTGAACCTGCTGGATGTGAAAACACCCCAGATCTATGGTTTTTCTGCGGAAGAAGTTCAGGGTATGAGCGTCAAACCTGAGTAA
- a CDS encoding FAD-dependent oxidoreductase, producing the protein MLIENKSIAIVGGGPGGLTLARLLQLKNTNVKVYERDLNKNARVQGSPLDMHEGSGLDAIRDAQLMDEFKKNYRPGADKMLIVNEQAEIMFTDHETKPDEDFGNEHFRPEIDRGPLRNMLLDSLQPETVVWDSHFISMDAQGEGWVLHFKNGFSAHADIVIAADGANSKIRPYLTDLKPTYSGILMLEGNVYHAEKAAPKIKDLIKNGKIMAFGNNKNLLMGQKGSGDLGFYASFRANENWAAESNLDFSDQKQMTEWFKQEYPEWNAVWHELFENAALPFIPRPIYAMPLDQTWETKPNLTLLGDAAHVMPPFAGEGANMAMLDALELSKCLTSESFTSLQEAIAHYENHMRKRAAEATKESLENGDKMHSETALNDMLGFFSSH; encoded by the coding sequence ATGTTAATAGAAAATAAATCAATAGCCATAGTAGGCGGCGGTCCCGGAGGACTGACACTGGCAAGACTTTTACAGCTTAAAAATACCAATGTAAAGGTATACGAAAGAGATCTTAATAAGAATGCACGGGTACAGGGCTCTCCGCTTGATATGCATGAGGGGTCAGGGCTGGATGCCATACGGGATGCCCAGCTTATGGATGAATTTAAAAAGAATTACCGTCCCGGTGCAGACAAAATGCTGATCGTAAATGAACAGGCGGAAATCATGTTTACCGATCACGAAACAAAACCTGATGAAGATTTCGGGAATGAACATTTCCGTCCGGAAATAGACCGCGGACCGCTAAGAAATATGCTGCTGGATTCTTTACAGCCTGAAACCGTAGTTTGGGACAGCCATTTTATTTCAATGGATGCTCAGGGTGAAGGCTGGGTGCTGCATTTTAAGAACGGGTTCTCCGCCCATGCAGATATTGTGATTGCCGCTGATGGTGCCAACTCAAAGATACGTCCTTACCTTACAGACCTGAAACCCACTTATTCAGGAATCTTAATGCTTGAAGGTAATGTATATCATGCAGAAAAAGCTGCTCCCAAAATCAAAGACCTGATAAAAAACGGTAAAATAATGGCTTTCGGAAACAATAAAAACCTCCTGATGGGTCAAAAAGGAAGTGGCGATCTTGGGTTTTATGCAAGCTTCAGGGCCAATGAAAACTGGGCCGCAGAAAGTAATCTTGATTTTTCAGACCAGAAACAGATGACAGAATGGTTTAAACAGGAATATCCGGAATGGAATGCTGTATGGCATGAACTCTTTGAAAATGCAGCTTTGCCTTTCATTCCCCGTCCTATTTATGCTATGCCTTTGGATCAGACCTGGGAAACAAAGCCCAATCTTACTTTGCTTGGAGATGCCGCCCATGTAATGCCCCCGTTTGCCGGAGAAGGAGCTAATATGGCGATGCTGGATGCCCTGGAACTGAGTAAATGCCTTACATCTGAATCATTTACCTCTCTGCAGGAAGCTATTGCCCATTATGAAAACCATATGCGCAAAAGAGCTGCCGAAGCCACAAAAGAATCCCTGGAAAACGGTGATAAAATGCATTCCGAAACAGCATTAAATGATATGCTGGGATTTTTCAGCAGTCATTAA
- a CDS encoding helix-turn-helix domain-containing protein, whose translation MNSKFYCQFIKPEKSLDTFVENIGMFHNPAKEAKEVVVLPDGRVDLFFMKSGSGSFSVFLIGLETEPEQRIIPLDTIAFAVSFRPIAVEYILRTSIADILNRGKNLADDFWNLNDHDLKNLETFTQKVTEKITELLPETIDERKHRLFNLIYSSNGEMSVKELSEKTGWSSRQINRYFNQQFGLSLKAYCSILRFRASLGHIAEGKLFPELNFTDQTHFIKEIKKFSGVVPKELSKNKNDRFILLSVLKQK comes from the coding sequence ATGAACAGCAAATTCTATTGTCAATTTATTAAGCCGGAGAAATCACTGGACACCTTTGTAGAAAATATAGGCATGTTTCATAATCCGGCAAAGGAAGCAAAAGAAGTTGTTGTATTGCCGGACGGAAGAGTCGATTTATTTTTCATGAAATCCGGTTCAGGTTCTTTCAGTGTTTTTCTTATCGGGCTAGAGACGGAACCGGAACAGAGAATCATTCCCCTTGACACTATTGCTTTTGCGGTAAGCTTCCGGCCAATTGCCGTTGAATATATTCTCCGGACCTCTATTGCAGATATTCTCAACAGGGGTAAAAACCTTGCTGATGATTTCTGGAATCTGAATGATCATGATCTTAAAAACCTCGAAACATTTACTCAAAAAGTAACGGAAAAAATAACAGAACTGCTGCCTGAAACCATAGATGAAAGAAAGCACAGGCTTTTTAACCTTATCTATTCTTCAAATGGCGAAATGAGTGTAAAAGAGCTTTCAGAAAAAACAGGATGGAGCAGCAGGCAGATCAACCGCTATTTCAACCAGCAGTTCGGGCTGTCTTTAAAAGCGTACTGCAGTATTCTGCGCTTCAGGGCTTCTTTAGGCCATATTGCAGAAGGTAAACTATTTCCGGAACTTAATTTTACAGACCAAACCCATTTCATTAAGGAAATTAAAAAATTTTCAGGCGTAGTGCCGAAAGAATTATCCAAAAACAAAAATGACCGATTTATACTATTATCTGTATTGAAACAAAAATAA
- a CDS encoding tetratricopeptide repeat protein — protein sequence MNYIFISIFLTISGILSAQYSEKKIDSMQTIQISGLRKGGNLEEALTLNKEILKKAEEIQYKKGIIEANITIGNLLSLLGKNKESLVYLDKATKELEGTDDDELESKLYVEYARNYSLLGLRQKAIEYYDHATKLAENMQDSKKKKILLNYYYASKAAVYEEMGDTASFYKSLHLAYKLYPNPITASRLGKYFTVYAKNLDSAEYYLKKAESDIKTGNYNVHEESIVLRNFGRLYFAKKNYKEAISYYQRSLEISKINNKKVDLRDTYKLLYEAYKAENDSKNTVEYLEKYTKLNDSIQTNNRHTIDIPVTRLLQEKEIQKKSTQNKLYLIIAVILLIALFLLLLFRKTKKGQQQLLQENEEIILKHDEQTRELKLKVNESFDEVTELAKANSPEFWGRFQEVYPELGQKLLALNPELKLSELKLGAYIYLGFNTKDIAEFTFKAVKTIKNNKYNLRKRLQVPTEAEFTLWMRDLIENK from the coding sequence ATGAATTATATCTTTATTTCGATTTTTCTCACAATTTCGGGAATTCTTTCCGCTCAATATTCGGAAAAGAAGATTGATTCTATGCAGACGATACAGATATCCGGCCTCAGGAAAGGCGGAAACCTGGAAGAAGCACTCACCCTCAATAAAGAAATTTTAAAAAAAGCTGAAGAAATACAGTATAAAAAAGGAATTATTGAGGCAAATATTACCATCGGGAATCTGCTGTCATTGCTTGGAAAGAATAAAGAAAGCCTGGTCTATCTTGATAAAGCAACTAAAGAATTGGAAGGCACAGATGATGATGAACTTGAATCAAAACTGTATGTGGAATATGCCAGAAACTATAGTCTTTTGGGTCTGAGGCAAAAAGCTATAGAATACTATGACCATGCAACCAAATTGGCAGAAAATATGCAGGATTCAAAGAAGAAAAAAATTCTTCTGAATTATTATTATGCCAGTAAAGCAGCTGTTTATGAAGAAATGGGAGATACCGCTTCATTCTATAAAAGCCTGCATCTTGCCTACAAACTGTATCCCAATCCCATAACCGCTTCCAGGCTTGGAAAGTACTTTACAGTATATGCCAAAAATCTTGATTCTGCAGAATACTATCTGAAAAAAGCAGAATCCGACATCAAAACAGGAAATTATAATGTACATGAAGAATCTATTGTTTTGAGGAATTTCGGACGGCTGTATTTTGCCAAAAAAAATTATAAAGAAGCCATTTCTTATTACCAGAGATCTCTTGAAATTTCTAAAATAAACAATAAGAAGGTTGATTTAAGAGATACCTATAAACTTCTTTATGAAGCCTATAAAGCTGAAAACGACAGCAAAAATACGGTGGAGTACCTGGAAAAATACACAAAACTGAATGACAGCATCCAGACAAATAACAGGCATACAATAGATATTCCTGTAACCAGACTTTTACAGGAAAAGGAAATACAGAAGAAAAGTACTCAGAATAAGCTGTACCTGATTATAGCTGTCATACTGTTGATTGCATTGTTTTTATTGCTGTTATTCAGAAAAACCAAAAAAGGACAGCAGCAGTTGCTGCAGGAAAATGAAGAGATTATTTTAAAGCATGATGAACAGACCAGGGAACTTAAGCTGAAAGTCAATGAATCCTTTGACGAAGTAACGGAACTCGCAAAAGCCAACAGTCCTGAATTTTGGGGAAGATTTCAGGAAGTTTATCCTGAACTCGGGCAAAAGCTGCTGGCGCTTAATCCTGAGCTGAAACTTAGTGAACTTAAACTGGGAGCCTATATATATCTTGGTTTCAATACCAAAGATATCGCTGAATTTACATTTAAGGCAGTAAAAACCATTAAAAACAATAAATACAACCTGCGGAAAAGATTGCAGGTGCCTACCGAAGCTGAGTTTACCCTGTGGATGAGAGATCTTATTGAAAATAAATAA
- a CDS encoding transposase — protein MSSKIDIDFKNIHIGDIIRQVVEDRAINPNRITSFFKTSDDEIFEMYKSDSLPSHIILRWCKLLEYDLFRLYTQHLILYSPQSLRKTKENEPLPEFRKNIYTAEIINFIIELIRTGEKTRQQVIEDYDIPKTTLYNWLSKYNRKTEQR, from the coding sequence GTGAGTAGTAAAATAGACATTGATTTTAAGAATATACACATTGGAGATATTATCAGGCAAGTGGTAGAAGACAGAGCCATTAACCCAAACCGTATAACTTCATTTTTTAAAACGTCTGATGATGAAATTTTTGAGATGTACAAATCAGACAGCCTGCCCAGCCATATTATACTGAGGTGGTGCAAACTTCTTGAGTATGATTTATTCCGTCTCTATACCCAGCATCTTATCTTATATTCGCCTCAGTCTTTACGAAAGACAAAAGAGAATGAGCCGCTTCCGGAATTCAGGAAAAATATTTACACCGCCGAGATTATTAATTTTATTATCGAGCTTATCCGGACAGGTGAAAAAACCAGGCAGCAGGTAATAGAAGATTACGATATTCCCAAAACTACATTATACAACTGGCTTAGTAAATACAACAGAAAGACTGAACAACGTTAA
- a CDS encoding helix-turn-helix domain-containing protein, with the protein MRKPNYKRIYEDIINKKYPHKIEECQILLSKEELNFFDIIKLNQKIFASDESTAESQKHRSYDDQVIIKILQYQKDNMINNTQLALHFKLSRNTVAKWKKIFRDHPVASEN; encoded by the coding sequence ATGCGAAAACCTAATTATAAAAGGATTTATGAGGATATTATCAATAAAAAATATCCCCATAAAATAGAAGAATGCCAGATTTTATTGTCCAAAGAAGAACTGAATTTCTTTGATATCATTAAATTGAACCAAAAGATTTTTGCAAGTGATGAATCAACAGCTGAAAGTCAGAAACACCGTTCATACGACGATCAGGTCATTATTAAAATACTGCAGTATCAAAAGGATAACATGATTAATAATACCCAGCTTGCCCTTCACTTCAAATTAAGCAGGAATACAGTAGCCAAATGGAAAAAAATATTCAGAGATCATCCTGTCGCATCAGAGAATTGA
- a CDS encoding MsnO8 family LLM class oxidoreductase → MKLKLGILDQSPTTRGGSSLQALKNSIDLALFADEAGFHSVIYSEHHGVEAYGSSSPEILSAVILGKTRHIKVGTGGIMMKNYSAYKIAEWTKMLGSLYPGRFILGLGKAPGGLKDAVSALNNHRPVILSSQETKLEEIIQYIKEEKGIYGGLIAQPENLAHLPEILWLGSGTQSAREAAKHGVGYSYADFMGEGPGAESTETYLNEFERNQYSSTPSLQVAVAVSVADDVKTARYNAYGMAYQFLQSRHIQAPEALLPAEIIEQRILGSEDEEEFFKILSHIITDIPRNISGRLQEKAQKYDTDELLILCNMYKETDRIDSYKSIILAN, encoded by the coding sequence ATGAAATTGAAGTTAGGTATTCTGGATCAGTCTCCCACTACTAGAGGAGGCAGCTCATTACAGGCCTTAAAAAACAGTATTGATTTGGCACTGTTTGCTGATGAAGCAGGTTTTCACAGCGTGATCTATTCTGAGCATCACGGCGTAGAAGCCTATGGAAGCTCAAGCCCGGAAATTCTGTCGGCTGTTATATTAGGTAAGACCAGGCATATCAAAGTAGGAACGGGAGGAATCATGATGAAAAATTATTCAGCCTATAAAATTGCTGAGTGGACCAAGATGCTTGGCAGTCTTTATCCCGGACGTTTTATTCTAGGTTTGGGTAAAGCTCCCGGTGGCTTAAAAGATGCCGTATCAGCCCTGAATAACCACAGGCCTGTTATTTTGTCCAGCCAGGAAACTAAACTTGAAGAAATCATACAGTACATTAAAGAAGAAAAAGGAATTTATGGCGGACTTATTGCCCAGCCTGAAAACCTTGCTCATCTGCCGGAAATCCTCTGGCTGGGCTCCGGAACCCAGTCAGCCAGGGAAGCTGCAAAGCATGGAGTGGGCTACTCCTATGCAGATTTTATGGGAGAAGGACCGGGAGCAGAAAGTACAGAAACTTACTTAAATGAATTTGAAAGAAATCAATACAGTTCCACACCTTCGTTACAGGTAGCTGTTGCCGTATCTGTTGCCGATGATGTAAAAACAGCCCGTTACAATGCCTACGGAATGGCCTATCAGTTTTTGCAGTCAAGACACATTCAGGCTCCTGAGGCACTACTCCCGGCTGAAATAATTGAACAGAGAATTTTGGGAAGTGAAGATGAGGAGGAATTTTTTAAGATTCTGAGCCATATTATTACCGATATACCCCGGAATATTTCAGGAAGGCTACAGGAAAAAGCTCAAAAGTATGATACCGATGAGCTGTTGATCCTTTGTAATATGTATAAAGAAACAGACCGGATAGATAGCTATAAAAGTATTATATTGGCCAATTAA
- a CDS encoding sterol desaturase family protein, protein MKGNESMNPDWFDFSGYLKLFWQFTWAQWILFSLVSNIFLYIFSIGLYQFIEKTCRKDLLQDRNHPVTRSDFYLSILTVICNSLVMLLGAFLWKNNWITIDLQPSVISVFLETIALILLMDLLMYFFHYAAHLPFVYKVLHGKHHEHVSTNFLSLFVLHPFETIGFGLMILVLLMSYDFSIISIAIYLTINLIWGTIGHLNREFFPASFDRFFVGTTRFHNQHHLNESKNFGFYTSIWDRLFGTYQ, encoded by the coding sequence TTGAAAGGCAACGAATCTATGAATCCCGATTGGTTTGATTTTTCCGGTTATTTAAAATTATTCTGGCAATTTACATGGGCACAGTGGATTTTATTCAGCCTTGTATCCAATATTTTCCTGTATATATTTTCAATAGGTCTCTACCAGTTCATTGAAAAAACATGCCGCAAGGATTTGTTACAGGACCGGAACCATCCTGTCACCCGGTCTGATTTTTACCTAAGCATTCTTACCGTTATCTGCAATAGCCTTGTAATGCTGCTTGGAGCATTTTTATGGAAAAACAATTGGATTACCATTGATCTTCAGCCTTCTGTAATTTCAGTTTTTCTGGAAACCATTGCTTTAATCCTTCTGATGGATCTTTTAATGTATTTTTTCCATTATGCCGCCCATTTGCCGTTTGTGTATAAAGTATTGCACGGTAAGCATCATGAACATGTCAGTACCAATTTCCTGAGCCTTTTTGTATTGCATCCATTTGAAACCATAGGTTTTGGACTTATGATTTTGGTTTTGCTGATGAGTTATGATTTCTCAATTATTTCTATTGCTATCTATCTTACAATTAATCTGATCTGGGGAACCATAGGACATTTAAACAGGGAGTTTTTTCCGGCATCCTTTGACCGTTTTTTTGTAGGCACTACCAGATTTCACAACCAGCACCATTTAAATGAAAGTAAAAACTTTGGTTTTTATACTTCTATCTGGGACAGGTTGTTTGGTACATACCAATAA